From Periophthalmus magnuspinnatus isolate fPerMag1 chromosome 1, fPerMag1.2.pri, whole genome shotgun sequence:
aaactatTCTAGACATGTATTTTAAAGCCTAAACCTGCCACTGatcataaataaaatcatcCCAAATCTCACTTTACAACCCAACCAAACGTTTTATTTAGACTTGACACAATATATTCGTGTCTTCCGTCTATTTAACGCCACATTTATCACTGCAAAGAGGTGTAATTACTGACAAATATTGCACAATCAGCCGTGGGAATCTAGTTACAGTGAGCACGTTGTGAAAAAACCTCAGTGTGCGGCTGCGGCTTAGTCTCGCGAGATCTGGGGCCGCGGATAATTCATGTCTATTGTGAGAGTTTTTGAAATCTCGCGAGGTTTGGTAACTTTCCCACGCCTGTTGTTTTGGCGTCTGCCCTCTGCCCGTCGTCCCTCCCCCGTGTTCACCCCGGTGCCCTGCCacacctcccccctctctctccctcttctttcctttGCTTTTGCTCCGTTGTGCCGTTGGGCTTTGGCGCAGGGGGGTTGGGGGAGGGATCTCGCGATTGTtgaacttttctgggggagagTTATTTGGAAGATGGCGCCCGTTGTTACGGGGTAAGTGCACAAGTGAAGAAGAGTGCAACTTTTACAGGGGAAAGTTGGTTTGTCGGTGTGTTTGGACGGGGTTAAGTGGAGATCCAGAGGCAGATGGGGCAGGATGGTGGTGTTAAATGACTgtctaagtgtgtgtgtgtgtgtctgtctctctctctctctctgtgtgtgtgtatgtgtgtgtgtgtgcaaaaaaACCCTGTATCTAAATGAATCTCAGTCTTCTAATCTCTCATTTTTCTGTATATTCTTCCATTTGCTGCATGATACACAAAGCACAGTGCAGGCAAAGAATACTGACCTTGTTTCAAAGTTTATTCAAAGTTTATTCATTAATAATTCAGAACAAAACTGCTCAGATTTAAACCAAAGAACTTCAGGACAGATTGTGCATTGCTCTGACAAAGATCATGGTATTTAATGTGTACTGCATGAGTTTATCCTGCAtcttttatgtgttttgttttgcaggaaGTTTGGTGAGAGACCGCAGCCTCAGCGTTTAACAAGGTAAACCAGAGGACACATGTGCTGTACTGTAGCTTTAtgagaaacaaacatgaaagaaAGCACTGCTGTTtcaatgtgttgtgtttcatagcaaaagacaaagtttaaatctgcttcttcagttcttttttgtccagttgacagatttaaacttggtcttttgcgatggatcagacctggacgatgaGGTTCACACAGACTCTTCTCacgtgttgtgttttgtcataGGGAGGCTATGAGAAattatttgaaagaaaaagatgacCAAACTGTGCTGATTCTGCATGCAAAAGTAGCCCAAAAGTCTTACGGCAATGAGAAACGGTGAGTGTAGATGTTGAGTATTTAGTTCATTAATTGGTTTCTATGTCTGACATAAACGTCTGGATTTGTCTCAGGTTTTTCTGCCCACCACCGTGTGTTTATCTGTTGGGTAGTGGCTGGCAGAAGAAGCAGGAAAAAATGGAAAGAGAAGGCTCCACGGAGCTGGAGGCTCAGCCCTGTGCTTTCATTGGAATAGGGAACAGCGAACAGGAAATGCAACAACTTAATCTGGAGGGAAAGGTCTTTTATTCATGGCTAAAGACTGTGATTGTAACAGTTCTGTTACCGGCTGAAAATGCCAATCAGTGTTCTTTTTCTATTTCAGCACTtctgcactgcaaaaacactGTACATCAGTGACTCAGATAAACGAAAACACTTCATGCTTTCTGTGAAGATGTTGTACGGCAACAGCACCAACATAGGCGTGTTCCTGAGTAAGAGGATAAAGGTCATCTCCAAACCATCCAAAAAGAAACAATCTCTTAAAAACGCGGACTGTATGTTGAAGACTCAGTTTTGTCCGTAACGTTTTGTACATATTGTGTGTTGCATCTTGTCTCTGAGTCACATGTGTCATTTTTGCAGTGTGCATAGCGTCAGGGACAAAAGTGGCTCTGTTTAATCGCTTACGTTCCCAGACAGTCAGCACCAGATATCTTCACGTGGATGGGGGAAACTTTCATGCCAGTTCGCAGCAGTGGGGGGCCTTCTTCATTCACCTCTGTAAGATCTTTAATCTCCACTGTACTGCCTCTGCCAGCTCTTCAGGCTCTGCTAACTCAGATTTTGAATGACAGTGGACGATGAGGAGTCTGAAGGGGAGGAGTTTGCCGTGAGAGATGGATATATTCACTATGGACAAACGGTCAAACTGGTCTGTTCTGTCACTGGCATGGCTCTCCCCAGGCTGGTATGTAAACCTTTATGACACATTTGTAACGACAGCTTTGTGATTCTTAGACCTTGCctatatgttttgtgttatgaTTC
This genomic window contains:
- the LOC117372344 gene encoding recombining binding protein suppressor of hairless-like, yielding MAPVVTGKFGERPQPQRLTREAMRNYLKEKDDQTVLILHAKVAQKSYGNEKRFFCPPPCVYLLGSGWQKKQEKMEREGSTELEAQPCAFIGIGNSEQEMQQLNLEGKHFCTAKTLYISDSDKRKHFMLSVKMLYGNSTNIGVFLSKRIKVISKPSKKKQSLKNADLCIASGTKVALFNRLRSQTVSTRYLHVDGGNFHASSQQWGAFFIHLLDDEESEGEEFAVRDGYIHYGQTVKLVCSVTGMALPRLIIRKVDKQNALLDADDPVSQLHKCAFYLKDTDRMYLCLSQERIIQFQASPCSKEANKEVINDGASWTIISTDKAEYTFFEGMGPVPNPVTPVPVVESLQLNGGGDVAMLELTGQNFTPNLRVWFGDVEADTMYRCGESVLCVVPDISAFREGWRWVRQPVQVPVTLVRNDGIIYSTALTFTYTPEPGPRPHCSAAGAIIRSQSTSSSSPASSSSPSSSLGGLGESQGAYSGSDSGLSSGGSTMSLSS